The sequence ATAGTGATGACCAAAGATTCTCTCGATGATTTCATCTTTTGGATTATTAAGCTCTTTATAAATTCAAGAAACTCCATAAATTGGAAAGGTAGCATGATTCTGATTCGGTCAGCATGGTTGCACACAGTCAATTTGATttgataaaattaaattttaatctacttgtatatatatgtatgtgtataaatGTACGTATATATTAATACCGATTTGTTATGGAAAAATGTAAATAGTAAAAAATAACAAAGTAATACATGACATCTTTACCCATGAAGATAACAGAATCACTCTTGCTAGTGCTTAATTATATGTAGCAAGAATGAGATAAATAAGCTGGCTAAGACATATACTATACAAAACAATTAGTTTATAACAAGAAGTCGCGAGGATAGATGGCTCTACACTTCTATGATTTTAAAATTGTGCCATAAATAAAGATATCTCTTGAATGGATCGTGCCAATACATACACTCCTATGATtttatattttgcaaaaaaaaatttataaattagttACAAAGACAAATTTATCAACTgcatatataaaatttattgcCCGAGAGAAACTATGTatgtaaaaattaaaatttaaaattcataatTGATGGATAAGATTAATTCCCATATGCCAATTATTTTCTAATATTAGATCAATTAAATGCATCCATATGCGAGTTTTAATGCAATTTATCCATCATTCAGATGGGTTCCTCTAGGAGAAtcatagagatattcttcttttttttttttattttgttggtaCGTCGTCTGAGGCGCTggcgtaaaaaaaaaaaaaaaaaaatatccccGCTGTCGCTAGAATGCAATTGTACCATTGAATACTCCCATCCAATATAAGCCGTAGGACCGCATCACACCGTTAACTCAGCGCAGATTGGAGATCTCCATCCGATGGACACGATATTACTAGGAAACCTCACTAGTCCAACGGTCCAGATTCCCTTGTCCCGTAGCGCGAGACCGCTTGCTCCCAAAGTTTAGGGTTTTCAACACTATAAATTTCGCCCTCCATTTGTCTAACTATAAATTTCGCCCTCCATTTGTCTAAATGAAGGCAATGGCGTGAAGGTCGCCAATGCCGGCCGGTTTCCCGACCGGAACCAGTTTCTCGGCGATCCGCCGCTCTCTCTGCTCCTTCCTCTATCCCTTTTCCATCCAAATTTCCAATCtctcccgaggcctaaccctaaCCCCAGAGATGGGGAGCCAGGGGCCCTCAAAGAGGCCCTTTTGCCTCGACTGCTCCAAACCTGCCCGCCTTTGCCTCTGTTCCCGTCTCCAAATCCCGCCTCTCGATAACTCGATCGCCGTCACCATCCTTCAGCACAGTTTGGAGAAGAATCATCCTCTCAATTCCACAAGAGTTGCCAAATTAGGGCTTAAAAACCTCGCCGTGATCCCTGTTACCGATGTAAATTTCCAAGCCCAGTTCTTGGTTCGCCCGCTGCAATTTAATCGAGAGATCAGGTCATCTCTGATCGATGGAAACTGCCAGGGGAAGCCGGATTCAGGAGATTCGAATTCTTTGACAACTCAGGTTGCTAGTAATGATGATTTGGGTCGGGGAGTTCTTGATTCTTACACCAAAGGTGAATGTGACAATCGTTGTAATTTTTCCCACCCAAAGAAACCTCAGAATCCTTCTGAGAAGCTCATTTCAGAATATTTTCCATCATCCCTAACAACCAATGCTTCAGTTTTGGAAACAGATATAAAGGATGATGTTGCTCGAGTTTCTGGATTACAGACCGATAAGCAAATTGTGCTGTCATCTATATCTGGATCCGAAGAAGATGCCCAGAACGAACCATTTCAATCAGAAAGAGTGGATTTTGATTGTATTAGAGATTGCAGAAAAGTCATGGAAGGCTCTGTCACAACAACCGAGGATAAATGTAGTGTAACTTGCTTCAGTAGTTTTCTCACAATGACTGTTGAGCGCTCTGCAAAGCCCAACATCAATTGGGTTTTAGAGACTcccattggtagagctgcaatTTCAAATGGTTTTATGGTTAGCAAGTTGCAGAGGAAGCAATTACAGGGAAGTGAGGTATTTCAAGACTTTATGGAATTTGACATTGTCATACCTCCTGGCTCAGCCCTCCTCTTTCCAAGCGAGAAATCAATCAGTTTGGAAGCAGTGGATTTTGAGGTGAAGCATTTGCTTGTTTTGGATGGCACATGGTCAAAGGCAAAGCGGTTATACCACGAGAATCCGTGGTTAAAGTTTTTGCCACACTTGAAGTTGGAGTCAGGGAAGGAGAGCTTGTACAGTGAAGTGAGGCATCAGCCAAAGGCCTGGTGCTTGTCTACCATTGAGAGCATTGTTTGTGCCTTGAAGACACTAGGGGGCGATAAAGATGGGTTAGACAACCTTTTGGACGTGTTCGCGTCTATGGTTGAGGATCAGAGGCGCTGCAAGGAAGAAAAGTTCAGAGCAATGTCTTTGTCATGAGTGCATTTGTTGCCTTTGGTTctctaatttttctaagttCATAAAAATTGTGGAGGTAGGGATGGAATCGAAGATTGAATGATCTTTGAATGCTTTCAAGTCCGGAGATGCTGCCATTGATGGGATAAGAATATGCCATACCAATTGCGGGAGCCTAATTCTTTACTGTTTCACTGATACCACTGCAGGTGATTTTTTTAAAGCCTGAAATCGTCATCAATGATAGGATTCTAGATTGAAGGAAATAGATATTTAGTGTTTTATTTCCTTTTGAATGGTAGATGGATGTCTTTGATCTCTCGATTGttgccattttttttaattccaaGTTGAAGCCCATACAGATTTTTCAGATTTTTGGCTTTAGAAGCAAGATCATCTGTTACTTTGTTGAGATACAAAAACATGTGTCGAATATAACTTAGAGGAAACGACCATTTTCGGCAATAAATGTAATTCTTGCAATGAAATTCAATTTTGTTTTTGGTTGTCTAATTAAATTCATCCTGATGATCTAGTTCTGCCTTTAAAGTCCTCTTCATCCCTTCTTGAATGTTGTGTACCATTTACCTTGCCAATTTAGCAATGGTTTGTCGTTTTTTGCTCGTTGAGAGATTTATCTGAATGATGACAACAGTATGCAGTAACTTTGCATCAAATTACTATGCAATAACTTGCATCAAATTACTTGGTTGCGAAAAATTTGCTTAAGGATTCTGACAAGTCAGTTGAAGTTTTGGTCTATCTTATTAATCTAGCCAAACCTGTAATGGAAGTTATATGCTGCGTCTCTTGCTCTCGCTATTTGTCATGGCAAGCCTGATTGGCCTTTTTAAATATGTCGACCTTCCATTTGTGAAGGTGAATCACAATACACTCTTCTGTCCTTGCAAGATGCTGCTCTGATGATTATGTGAATTAAGCTAATAGTGATTGGATTGTGTGTAGAGGCTAGCAAACTTGAAATGTCTCTCATGGACTGAATGTGTTTTATCAAATTGTAAGTAGACAGGATTTATTTTTGGTTATTACCATGATGTGTAGAACATGAATGCTAGCTATGCAAATGGTACTGCTGCTAAGTGTATCTAGTTAACGAACAAATGAGATGGCTTAGCCTCATTGGAAGGTAGGAAGGCTAGTATTTTTTAATGAACTAGAAGGCATTTTTTTTGGAGCCAAGCTCATTCATCTTTATCTGCGAATGTGGGTATGGATCAGAATTAACAGTTCAGAAATTGCAGCATGGTTCAGAGATCTCACTGTGTCAGTTACTGTTTGGATGTGCTTTTGGAAGCACAGGATGTGAAGTTCTCTTTTGCATCTTCCATGAAATTAGTTCTCCTGCAAACCAGATGCAGTTGAATGGGACTAATTGGGTCTGCCTTGCTTTCATCACAGAGCCACACCTTCATTATACACTTTTTATGATTTTTATCTCCAACCCCTTTTCCACCCCAAAGCTACTGGTTTCCGGTGCTACCCTTCCTAACTTGGTGCTTGCTGTATCTTGTAATAACTAAACTTTCTAGACATTAGTCTACTTAGCAATGTTGTGATAACAAAACTTTGTAGAGACATATCAGATTAGCAATGACAGGAGCATGCTTGTTACTCAATCTTAAAGCTGAAATTTTTAGATGGTTAAAAATGGCATGATTATTTGCTGGTTATCATGTTCTGCTATCTTACATTTAGTGGTAATAGTTAATCTCTTTATGTATGGCTGGGACAATAAAGAAAATCGAATACGACATGAGGTCTTGCCCTCGGGCTCGGAACTATGCGATcgtcttcctctctttttcttccttactGTGGCTCTCCTATTCCTATATCATTCAGACTTGGATGACCTCTCTTTCTCAGACTAGCTTGAAGACCTAGGCTTGTTCTGATTCAATAACAGTTGATTAatctcaaaaagaagaaaagattaaTTATAAATGATTTCCCTTGTAACCTAGTTAATAACCTAGCACAAATTCGTTCCCTTAATTTAGTTAAGTTGAATTTTATTGGCAGAAATTCTTCAGAATTCCCAGCAGAATCTGTTTATAATTGTACATGCCTGCCCCTTGTCCTTATTAGGAAGGCATTATCCTTTTTAATTCTAAAGTCTCAGCTACCAGCTGCAATGTGTTTGCTCTCCAAAGTTGCCAAGGAGGGAAAAGCCACTGCAATGGACGGCATCTAGGATTCAATGAGTGACAGATGGGTTAGGATTCCATGAGTGATAGATGGGTGGCCATGCATGTGAGGCTATTTTTGGCATCACATTTATTAAGCTTAACGATTTTGTTAGCAAAAATACTTGCACGCGCCTTATGTCATGCATCCCTAACTTGTACCCTAAATATTTGAGCTGCATTTGACATCGCTCtcacttttctttttaaaataatttccgaacaaaaattttatttctattttttttaaattttgataaCATAAACGTTTTTGATAgtcactattttttttaacaacggaactaagaaaatattgtttgcaaaTGGGCCTAGAGATGGATGCACAAGGAAGAGACACTTGAGGATGTGCTCGATCTTGGCAAAGTTGACGTCCATTGCATGGGGCAGCTGGAGAAGGTGCAAACCAAGGTTGGGGACGAGTAGGAGTTGGAGTGGAGAGGGTGGGATGGGAAGTCACCAGAGACATTGGTTGGAGTTGGAAAGGAAGTCCAATGGACAGAGAATTAAGGTGAGTTCAAACATTgagggcttgtttggttcgcagaaagcattttccttcctaggaacaTGATTCCtgagaaacaaattcctaggaagagaatgcctaggaaagtacttttggcatgtttggttgactatggaaaagtgacaaatttccaaggtgcttatgtttggttggccatccactttcctaggaaagttatatataattcctattatgcctttaatagaaattaggtttttaatgcctctttaatgcttctttaatgctgaagggactttttgggaaaaagtaaaaatggagtgattcccgcctcatggaaaaataacttttccatgtttctcatgggaaagactttcccatgaaatgtgggaatcacattcccatgggaatacaactttcccttctctctcttttgaaaactcaaaccaaacaagaggcatatcattactttcccgttgaccacacttttcccctttctttttccgcgaaccaaacgagccctgagGGGAGTTTGGACACACGAGAGTTAGGATGCATGGAGGGAAGGAAGTCTGAAAaaattacttaaaaaaatagagataaaatatttttttaagaaataatgGAAGTTACTTTCAAAAGGATAGAAAGAgagcaataattttttttcattggagtttgtgtttctatttaaaaaaaaagaaataggaaaaaataTACTAAACGGGCTTTTATCTTATAAATATTGAAAGGGTATTCCAATGCTTCTACTATTGCGGGATTTGGGAACGGTTAGATGCACGCAGTTTTATTTTTGTGTATAAAGAGAATGTTTACATGTTTTAAATCAGTAAAAGTTAAATCTTAATGAAGCAATTTTGCCGTTGCATTAATAACCCACCTCGTTATATATTGCCATTTATTATTACCCACTGCTTGCAATTGATACATGCACGAATGGATTCACCATCACAGACAGTGCTCCTCTTCTGTCAACTATGTGGAATTCTTATTTTCTTACTTTGTCCTTATGAATCAAATACTCTTGTAACAGTCCTTGAAtgtccttcattttttttttcttttttaatttttttttgaggaaaaaaggTCCTTGGGTCTTAGATAAGAAAAAGATTCAATAGTAGAACCCAAACCAATGACATTTCCATTTCAATGCATCACACTTATGAAGGCGTTGCTTTTAATTTGTCTAAGCCCATCTCCACCTAAATGGCTGGATTTGTTGCAACTAGTACCTTTAAATCCCTTTTCAAGCGAATTATATATGCTGTGATCAAATGATGCTCCTTAATCGGGTCATACCAAACAACCAACCCGACGCTTGCGGCCCTTGGCATTATATAAAGGCTCAGACAAACCGACAAATTACTTAACGTGCCCTCCGTTTCAAAGTTCATCCATGGTATTTCCCGCCCATGGCGTCCTGAAAGTCCAAGAAACACATTCCTTTCCTCAAGTCTCCCACCGTTCCACCCGCAAAGAACGAGATCATGGAGCGACGCCAGCGGGCGGAGCGGGACGACGGCCTCGCCTCCGTCCGCGTCGGCCCCAACCTTCCCCTTCTTCCGTGACGTCTCCAACTACAATACCCCGTCTTGCTTGCCAAACCTAACCCTGATCCATTCTCCTCTTGCGTCTTCTTCACGGCTCCTCCTCCTTCGGCCCCTCCTCCCATCCACGTTCCGCGCCGCGCTCCGCCGTTCTCCCCCACTCGACAAGGCCGCCGCCGCTTTAAAGCTCTGGAACTCGAGCAGTCAAGTCCTCCCAGAAGGCCCAGATCCGCCGCGAGAAAGCCCTGATATCCTTCTCGAAATCCGTCTCGCCTGGTTGAACTTTCTCTTCAAGAACCCTAAATCTTCGGATGCAATCATGGTGCTGGTTGATGATCGGCAGGACAGTCTGGCGCCAATGGAAAGCGTGAGAGTTGGACGGTGGTGGTGGGAGTGAGTGGTGAGGTGGAGGAGCGAGCGGGCAGCGGGATTGGCTTGTGGAAGGGTCCATTTGCTGATGATGGGACAGAGAAGGCATTCTCATGAGGCTCTCGTCACTGAAGGCATCGTTGCAGGATCTGCAGCTTCGAGGATATGAAAGAGAGGATGGAAGCGTATATAAGCCAGAAGGTCGCACTGAGGTTTTCACGATGATGAGCCAAGTTTGCAAGGTAAGTCTTTTCCATCACGGTTATGAACTTTGGCGAGACAGTTGTTTTTAGGATTTGGCGTTAGTAATATGAATACTCTAAGGTCGCAGTTTTGCATAAGATTTTAGTAGAATATAAGGCTTGTTGTGGCTCTTTCGATTAATTCTTTAAGATCTTGAATCACATGCGAGATAATGATCTTTTAAATGGGTTTTCTTTGTGGGGAATGCTTAATAACATCGCTCTCTCTGATTCAGAGCCAGTTATTTCTTCATCCAAGAAGTAAATATTTGAATAAAATGTCTTCTGATGAAGATCTTTAGAGTTTTATAGGGACGTGCTTCCAGGGAGGGAGGAGTCTGGTTCTGATCATATCTGTATATGCGCATATTGTTACTGTATGATCTAATACGTTGGAAAATCTTTGCCAGTAAAGAATGCAGTTTGAATAATATATAGCTTAATAGATTGAACAGCAATAAAAGATACTATTTTCAGGTGACATTGCATCCATTGAAATTTGTTGATCATTCTGAAGGCTTCCTGTACACTGCAACCTGCAAGAATTCATGTCTAGCAACACAATGTGCACATCTGATTCCTAACCATTATAAGTTGAGAATGTAGCCGCTGCTTTCAATTTATAATCGAATATTAATTTCTGTTATTTTCTTTGCTACTTATTAGTCTCTAAAAAAAGAATTACAACTCCTGGAGTAGAAGTGTTAACTCAGATACATATTTAATGTattgatttttaataattttagaaGCAGCCCGGAGAGAAAATGTTCACTCAGATACATATTTAAATGTATcaatttttaagaattttataAGTACAACATGTCTTTTGGCTCTCAAGCCTTGAAGCTTCTAGCTTATATCCTTTTGTCCATACAACTTTTTCCAAATTCTCAAACTTGGTAGTCCAACTGCTCACAATTTGATCAAGTAATAAAGCAAAAGGTTTAGCTGAAGATGCATTTCTTTTAGTTCACGAAATTTATCCCTGGATCCAGTTTTGGCTAATATTTACCTCTCAGAATATAGATGaaaggagattgaagatgaaggCACATTGTCCAGTCGTAACTGATTTAGGTGTGAGAAAAGCGATTAGAGTACTTATGTGTTATCATCCGATGTGGCTTGCATTGGTTTGCATATTGTTTTTGGTGGTGATTCCTTGTTGCTTGAATGATGAAGGGAAATCAGATCAGGAGGATCTTTCTTAAAGATGATCATAGAGAAGCAATTCTTTGCACACATGGGCATTGCAAAATCATATGCTTATAATAAGCTGGTGAGGGCCTTTATAGGCCAGGTTACTTTGAAGCTCTGGGAAATATCATTTTGAAGAGGCTTTTATTGCTTTAATTTCCCTTGACAAAGCTAAATGCGAAAGCTTGCTTCCTTTAAAATATGGAATTGATGGTGTTGATGTGGTTCTCTTTATTATTTTGCCCTCATTCTCATATAAAATCGAGCCATCAAGTTATCCATGGTAAGTCTTAAACAATAACACGTTTGTCTATCTGCAattaatatttcattttatgCCTTGactgcttccttttcttccttataTATTTCAGAGTTCTTGTCAGAGGTAATGCATGGAGAAGGTAATCTTCTTGCACACCTTGTTATTCTGGGATATAAAGTAAACTATCAAGGTACTGTTATACATATGCTATTTCCTATGAGTCATATATCCTTGAGCTgtggatttttcttttatgagCAGGACTGAAATTCATAATCAATCATTTCTGCAGTTCGCTTTCTGAATATCACTTCAATGTGAGAAATCTATTCAAAGATCTGCAAGATGAATACTGCTTTGCAGATCCATTCAGCTCTTGCAATGTGATGCATCAGTACTATCGGTGCGCTACCTAATAAATATCCTATACTtgtaatttaaattttctttagcttttATCACTATGGTGGTCTTTACATGGGCAGAAAGTGATGGCTCCTCGGATACTCGTAAAAAGAATTTGCACAATTGCAGTGTTGCCATGCAGTATCTTAAGCAGGGTGGGGTTCCATTATCTGATGGAGATGGAGTTCAGATAGTAGCAGAAGATATTGTCAATGGGGACAAAGAGCTAACTCTTTCCATCCTTTGGAATATGTTTGTTCACTTGCAGgtttttttgtattttatttttgtcaTACTAGTTACATATActatcattccatttagataGGATATTTTCTGTCAGACTGGTGCAATCTCTTCTATTACAAAATATGTCAAAATCCTTTCATAGTCTGCTTCTACATTGACATTATTTGTTGCCAAGATTACTGTCGGAGTAGAATAGTAGGGCTGAAGGACACTGTCCTTGTTGGCATTGATGTAGGTAATAGAGCCTTTGTCTGTATAGCTTTGAGATATAGAGCTTCCAGTAGTAGAGTTTTAATAAAGGTTGTTGTTGTTTGATAACTATATTTTTGAAGTGCTCTGAACTTTAACATCTGTTTGGTAACCAAATTGAGAGAGTGCTTTTAGTATCAAGAAATAACAATAAGGATATTGGATAGTTTTTCAATTATCTAGCTATTTATATTATCAAAAActattatcacaaaatatttttaatttataaattatttattttatttttaatctggataatataataaataataattttatattattatatgaatataataatattatttttatattatgagCTAGACTTGGCTATACTCGAATGGTTCTCCACTTAAATCTGGTTAAGTCTAAATCGGACAATGAGAGTCCTACATTGGGGATCCAAGCCGTTGGATGTGATTCATGCTGGACATAGTAGATCATATCCAATGGTTTGGATCATCAATGTAAGACCTCCATCGTCTGATCTAGGTTGACTAAATTTGAGTGGAGATCTACTCGGGTATAGCTAAGTCTATTTTATAATATTGCTATATTATTTaatgatataataatattataaataatatgataatataatattattatatatttaagGTTGGAGGAATCGGTACCGGCTCGGCGGACGACTCAGTCAAGTTGTGTCGGGCCTGTACCGAGAGGGACGATActgtgagagagagaaaagagagagagaaggggagggagggaggctgGAGGAGATGGAGGCCGGTCGAGTCTGCGGAAAGTGAAGCCGAGGCTGCTTTCcctatttcgttcgaaacagaaGAAGTGGCCGTGGCATCCGCCGCCCCCTCACGGCCTCCTCCGGTGTCCTACCTCTCCTCTCTGCTTCCTTTTCCGCTcgttctcttttccttcttcttctccagctTCGGCAACGGGTCTCGTTTCCGTTGCTGGAACCATACCGGTGAGCCACCGGTACGGCTTGGATTGGCCGGAACCGTCCGGTTCAGACAGTTCTGCTTACCTTGATTATAttgcatattattattatagaatagtgttactaaattatataatattataataatatttttaaaattattttatatttcagtctaaaaatataatagataataCAATTATTTTTTAGGGGGAATTACAGGTAATAAAGAATATCATAAGGTTAAATGCTTCTTAATGATATGAATGTATTGGTGTGTGTGATGATGGTAAGGGCAGTTGTCcttttctctgtcttttggtaGATACTTTCTCATTATAGTCTTACTCAAAACTGTTTTCATTTTCGTAATATACTTTAGAttctgaaaagaaaattttctgcTTGGGACTTGAGCCCATGATTTGATAGGCAAATCCATAGCTCATTAATGAAGCAAAATGGATTAGCAAATGGAGAACAAATGAAGACATCTTTTGAAAATCGAGTTATATACCAAGATGAAAATTATATAATGCTTAAAACAGCACTCCATGGATTCTTACCATGATGAACACTGGCACCTATTTTTGTTCTTACCTTTCTTTACTATCATCTCCCCTTCAGCTGGTTGCAGAATTACTCATCTGGTCCATTAGCATGTTGGCTTTGTAGACCATATTATTTGTCTCTTGGAAGATGATTCTCTAGTTTTTCATattgaaaaattaatatattatgaaagTTTGACTGCATACGTTTGCAGGTTCCCCTTGTTTAATTAGAGAGAACCTTTATTGGTTGAGGAAATAATTAAGATAAGGCCTTTGATATGGTACGTTCATGTTTCCTAAGTGGAAAATTATGTTGAATGCAGGTTGAGTTTCATCTTCTATTTCTCTATGTACTttaatttgcatgtatatccatCGAACAACaatcaatctttttcttttcactgGTTATAATTACAGAAAAAACATATATACATCTAATCATTTTTTATCTGCTATAGCAACTATTAATATTAGCTCCATATGCGGGCAAAAAAATGCTTTTGATCCAGCTAATGGTAATGAGTGTGCTTGAAGCCCTTGGAGttcttcctcttttccttcCCTGATCTAATTCACCCTCTGATCTCTCTTTCCATAGAGGAGAAGAGATACCCCTTGTTTTTTGGCCAT is a genomic window of Phoenix dactylifera cultivar Barhee BC4 chromosome 4, palm_55x_up_171113_PBpolish2nd_filt_p, whole genome shotgun sequence containing:
- the LOC103723325 gene encoding uncharacterized protein LOC103723325 isoform X1; translation: MPAGFPTGTSFSAIRRSLCSFLYPFSIQISNLSRGLTLTPEMGSQGPSKRPFCLDCSKPARLCLCSRLQIPPLDNSIAVTILQHSLEKNHPLNSTRVAKLGLKNLAVIPVTDVNFQAQFLVRPLQFNREIRSSLIDGNCQGKPDSGDSNSLTTQVASNDDLGRGVLDSYTKVLETDIKDDVARVSGLQTDKQIVLSSISGSEEDAQNEPFQSERVDFDCIRDCRKVMEGSVTTTEDKCSVTCFSSFLTMTVERSAKPNINWVLETPIGRAAISNGFMVSKLQRKQLQGSEVFQDFMEFDIVIPPGSALLFPSEKSISLEAVDFEVKHLLVLDGTWSKAKRLYHENPWLKFLPHLKLESGKESLYSEVRHQPKAWCLSTIESIVCALKTLGGDKDGLDNLLDVFASMVEDQRRCKEEKFRAMSLS
- the LOC103723325 gene encoding uncharacterized protein LOC103723325 isoform X2, translating into MPAGFPTGTSFSAIRRSLCSFLYPFSIQISNLSRGLTLTPEMGSQGPSKRPFCLDCSKPARLCLCSRLQIPPLDNSIAVTILQHSLEKNHPLNSTRVAKLGLKNLAVIPVTDVNFQAQFLVRPLQFNREIRSSLIDGNCQGKPDSGDSNSLTTQVASNDDLGRGVLDSYTKDIKDDVARVSGLQTDKQIVLSSISGSEEDAQNEPFQSERVDFDCIRDCRKVMEGSVTTTEDKCSVTCFSSFLTMTVERSAKPNINWVLETPIGRAAISNGFMVSKLQRKQLQGSEVFQDFMEFDIVIPPGSALLFPSEKSISLEAVDFEVKHLLVLDGTWSKAKRLYHENPWLKFLPHLKLESGKESLYSEVRHQPKAWCLSTIESIVCALKTLGGDKDGLDNLLDVFASMVEDQRRCKEEKFRAMSLS